GAACGAACACGGCGGCCCCGGCGCAGGCGGGGGCCGCGGTAGAAACATTTCCGGGCGGACGGACCGCCGACTCGGACGGCGAGATCCCTGAGATCGCGTCGATCCGGACGAATCGGTTCGAACGGGCCGGATTTGCGGCATGACCTCGCGGGGCGGACGGCCCGGCGGGGTCAATCGCGTTCAAGATCCCTCGCGTTTGAGATCTCTATAGAGCACCCGTACGGGCTTTCCGCCGGAAACGGCCGTTTCGGCCTCGCTCCAGCCCGCCTTGCGGTAAAGGCCGGCGGCATCCTCGGTATAGAGCCACAGCCGCTCCACGCCATCGGCGCGCGCCGAGGCTTCCAGCCCGGCGATCAGGCGCAGCGCATGCCCGCGCCCGCGGAATCGCGCCTCGACGAAGAGATCGCCGAGCCACGGCCCGAGATCCGGCCGGCCTTCGAGATCGTTGCTCAGCAGGGAAACCATGCCGACGGGCTCGCCGTCGGCAAGAAGCACCAGCGTTCGGAGCATCGGGGAGCCGGCGGCGAGATGGTCGCGCTCGTAGCGGATCACCTCCTCGACAGGCACGCCGCGCTCCCTGAAGAAGCCGCTCCACCGCCACGTCGCGGTCGTCACGGCCAGATCGGGCCGCTCGCTGGTGGACACGATACGATAGCGCATCTCCCAGCTTGCACCCGGTTCGGAATGGCTCAGAAGGCGTACTCGGCGAAAACCCGGCTGATATCGCCGTTCCAGGCGCCGTCGAACGCCGTCAGCATCCGCCGGGCCGGCGTGCCCTTCTCCAGCGCCTCGTCGAGCGGGGCGAGGAAACCGGTCTCGTCGGCGCCCTCGCGGTTCAGCCGGGCACGGCGGGCAAGGCCGCCGCGGGCGATCTCCACCGCATCGCGGGCGAGATCGCGGACGGTGCGGTTGCGGAACGGCGCATCGAGGCCTTGGCGCGGAACGGCCTGACGCAGCGCCTCGCGCTCCTCGGCGCTCCATTCGCGCACCATCTCGGCCGCCTGGTCGATAGCGGTCTCATCGTAGAGCAGCCCGACCCAGAATGCCGGCAGCGCGACGATGGAGCGCCACGGCCCGCCATCGGCGCCGCGCATTTCCAGGAAGCGCTTCAGGCGCACGTCCGGGAACACGGTGGAGACATGGTTGGTCCAGTCCCCCATGTTCGGGAGTTCGCCGGGCAGCCCCGGAAGCCGGCCCTTGAGGAAGTCGCGGAAGCTCTGGCCGGCGACGTCGATGTAGCGGTCGCCGCGCTTGACGAAATACATCGGCACGTCGAGCACCCAGTCGATATAGCGCTCGAAGCCGAAGCCGTCCTCGAAGGCGAACGGCAGCCCGCCGGCCCGGTTGTTGTCGGTGTCGTGCCAGATCTGGCCGCGGAACGATTCGTAGCCGTTCGGCCGCCCCTCGGTGAACGGCGAGTTCGCGAACAGCGCGGTGGCGACCGGCTGCAAGGCGAGGCCGACCCGCATCTTGCGGACCATGTCCGCCTCGTCGCCATAGTCGAGATTCACCTGGATGGTGCAGGTGCGGTACATCATGTCGAGCCCGAGGGTGCCGACCTTCGGCATGTAGCCGGACATGATGGCATAGCGCGATTTCGGCATCCGCGGCGTTTCGGCCAGCGTCCACGCCGGCGAGAAGCCGAGGCCGAGGAAGCCGATGCCGAGCGGACCGGCGATCTCGCGCACCTGGGCGAGGTGGGCATTCGTTTCCGCGCAGGTCTGGTGCAGGGTTTCGAGCGGCGCGCCGGATAGCTCGAACTGGCCGCCCGGTTCCAGGCTGATGGCGCCGCCGCCGGTAGGATCGACCAGCCCGATGATCTTGCCGGCATCGAGAATCGGCTCCCAGCCGAGCAATCCCTCCATGCCGCGCAGCAGTTTCTCGATGCCCCGCGGCCCCTCGTAGGCGACAGGGGAGAGATCGCTCACATGAAAGCCGAACTTCTCGTGCTCGGTGCCGATGCGCCAGCGCTCGCGCGGCTTGGAGCCGTCTTCGAACCAGGCGATCAGGGCATCCATGCCTTCGATCGGGGAATTGTCGAGGGTATCACGCGCCATGGAACCGGCCGGCTGTCACGAGGGAACGGGACGAGGGGCGAACCCGCCCGGCCCGGAGCGCCGCACGATAGCGACAGAGCGCGTTGGGTACAAATGCCATTTCCATACCCCCTACTGCCAGTCGCCGAGCACGGCCTGCACCACCGCCAGCGCCGCCACCGCCGCCGTATCGGCCCGGAGAATGCGCGGCCCGAGCGGAATGGCCGTGACGAACGGGGCGGCCCTGAGGCGCGCACGCTCCTCCTCGGAGAACCCGCCCTCGGGGCCGATCAGCACCGCGAGCGGACCGCGCGGCAGCGCGGAGAGCACCGGCAGGGGGTTCGCCCCGGCGTCGCCCTCGTCGCAGAACACGATCCGGCGGCCGGGTTCCTCGACCGGCCAGCGGTCGAGCAGCGCGCCGAACTCCGCGGTCTCCAGCAC
The Pseudoxanthobacter soli DSM 19599 DNA segment above includes these coding regions:
- a CDS encoding GNAT family N-acetyltransferase codes for the protein MRYRIVSTSERPDLAVTTATWRWSGFFRERGVPVEEVIRYERDHLAAGSPMLRTLVLLADGEPVGMVSLLSNDLEGRPDLGPWLGDLFVEARFRGRGHALRLIAGLEASARADGVERLWLYTEDAAGLYRKAGWSEAETAVSGGKPVRVLYRDLKREGS
- a CDS encoding glutamate--cysteine ligase — its product is MARDTLDNSPIEGMDALIAWFEDGSKPRERWRIGTEHEKFGFHVSDLSPVAYEGPRGIEKLLRGMEGLLGWEPILDAGKIIGLVDPTGGGAISLEPGGQFELSGAPLETLHQTCAETNAHLAQVREIAGPLGIGFLGLGFSPAWTLAETPRMPKSRYAIMSGYMPKVGTLGLDMMYRTCTIQVNLDYGDEADMVRKMRVGLALQPVATALFANSPFTEGRPNGYESFRGQIWHDTDNNRAGGLPFAFEDGFGFERYIDWVLDVPMYFVKRGDRYIDVAGQSFRDFLKGRLPGLPGELPNMGDWTNHVSTVFPDVRLKRFLEMRGADGGPWRSIVALPAFWVGLLYDETAIDQAAEMVREWSAEEREALRQAVPRQGLDAPFRNRTVRDLARDAVEIARGGLARRARLNREGADETGFLAPLDEALEKGTPARRMLTAFDGAWNGDISRVFAEYAF